Proteins from one Amycolatopsis benzoatilytica AK 16/65 genomic window:
- a CDS encoding helix-turn-helix domain-containing protein translates to MNPAGRWTGRTATALQSALRLSQERFAERLGISARTVASWHKKPDLRPQSDMQQVLDTALAQASDAERDRFGELTGNTPAVSSEVDERLDADPHIGAALEWLDRHARWKPGTARRAVADRISHMDVRALQDRGTRRGWVSQRDIAAALATYYGNRLDDHGLYTAQCGDLAMNTSVLTCEDWLDLDCELRPPYDRLRVPSARPEADLELGDHAAGCAAQRLAETLSMNTRLTDSPIYRLTGADIREHQLRGTFGVSQFVHYALTADLLEGELVDAVAEGSTAMPLRDRYLPDLRSVLDVDDRLCAGGVLALTAIARPADPYRGDADYLLLVQERSGNVLNAARRLAVIPKGFHQPLTDVRRDAQVGMTLRREMEEELFGRPDVDNTLGYMLAADPLHATKLTEPMSWLMAEPGRLRMECTGFGLNLVSGNYEFASLIVIDDEEFWSRYGGVVEANWESATLRQYSTTDDELVTELLGDVAWSNEGLFAMSQGLRRLAEIGGERVRLPAIEWEISQ, encoded by the coding sequence ATGAATCCGGCCGGGAGATGGACAGGGCGCACTGCGACTGCATTGCAGTCGGCATTGCGGCTGAGTCAAGAACGGTTCGCCGAACGCCTCGGGATCAGCGCCCGCACGGTCGCGTCGTGGCACAAGAAACCCGATCTCCGGCCACAGTCGGACATGCAACAGGTCTTGGACACTGCGTTAGCGCAGGCGTCGGACGCCGAGCGCGATCGGTTCGGCGAGCTGACCGGCAACACGCCAGCGGTGTCGAGCGAGGTTGACGAACGCCTGGATGCCGACCCCCACATCGGCGCGGCGCTGGAGTGGCTCGACCGTCACGCGCGCTGGAAGCCGGGCACCGCGCGTCGCGCCGTCGCCGATCGCATCTCGCACATGGACGTCCGAGCGCTTCAAGACCGTGGGACACGACGTGGTTGGGTCAGCCAGCGCGACATCGCGGCAGCACTGGCCACTTACTACGGCAACCGGCTCGACGACCACGGCCTGTACACGGCGCAATGTGGCGATCTCGCCATGAACACCAGCGTCCTGACCTGCGAAGACTGGCTGGACTTGGATTGCGAGTTGCGTCCGCCGTACGACCGGCTCCGGGTCCCGAGCGCGCGGCCGGAAGCCGACCTGGAATTGGGCGATCACGCCGCCGGCTGCGCCGCTCAGCGTCTCGCCGAGACGCTGTCCATGAACACTCGGCTCACGGACAGCCCGATCTACCGGCTCACGGGCGCGGACATCCGTGAACACCAGCTTCGCGGCACGTTCGGCGTGTCCCAGTTCGTGCACTACGCGCTGACGGCCGACCTTCTCGAAGGTGAACTGGTCGACGCGGTGGCCGAGGGGTCGACGGCTATGCCGCTCCGCGACCGTTATCTGCCGGACCTCCGTTCGGTGCTCGACGTCGACGACAGGCTTTGTGCGGGCGGTGTCCTCGCGCTCACCGCCATCGCCCGGCCTGCCGATCCATACCGCGGCGACGCGGACTACTTGCTGCTGGTCCAAGAGCGGTCCGGCAACGTGCTGAACGCCGCACGCCGGCTCGCGGTGATCCCGAAGGGTTTTCACCAGCCACTGACCGACGTCCGCCGAGACGCGCAGGTGGGCATGACGCTCCGCCGCGAGATGGAAGAGGAGTTGTTCGGTCGGCCTGACGTCGACAACACCCTGGGCTACATGCTGGCGGCGGACCCGCTGCACGCGACCAAACTCACTGAGCCGATGAGCTGGCTCATGGCGGAGCCTGGACGCCTGCGGATGGAGTGCACGGGGTTCGGCCTCAACTTGGTCAGCGGGAACTACGAGTTCGCCAGTCTGATCGTCATCGACGACGAAGAATTCTGGTCGCGCTACGGCGGCGTGGTCGAAGCAAACTGGGAATCCGCGACTCTTCGTCAATATTCGACTACTGA
- a CDS encoding helix-turn-helix domain-containing protein, whose amino-acid sequence MTEDWAAVAKAIDMRVRELGWRQRELAERSHVSQATVRELQHHVVERRRSARTLEALSTTLGWHPRHLLAVLQNRTPPHPGEPIDDSHELASRLDALEQRLAEITDRLDDVQTSLATVVEHIQPKR is encoded by the coding sequence GTGACGGAGGACTGGGCGGCGGTCGCGAAGGCGATCGATATGCGCGTGCGGGAACTGGGCTGGCGGCAACGCGAGCTGGCCGAACGTTCGCACGTGTCGCAAGCAACGGTGCGAGAGCTTCAGCACCATGTCGTCGAGCGGCGCCGCAGCGCCCGAACGCTCGAAGCGCTGTCGACGACGTTGGGCTGGCACCCGCGGCATCTGTTGGCCGTGCTGCAGAACCGCACACCGCCGCACCCGGGCGAGCCGATCGACGACAGCCACGAACTCGCGTCCCGATTGGACGCACTCGAACAGCGGCTGGCCGAGATCACGGATCGGCTCGATGATGTTCAAACAAGCCTGGCGACGGTGGTTGAGCACATCCAGCCGAAGCGTTAG
- a CDS encoding helix-turn-helix domain-containing protein encodes MTAEINNIVLKSTEWFLMNAKKTFHTIPESAWILGVSRNTVSRAIRTGALRATLCRSGLRVSSAELAKALQDGGVAWTTSG; translated from the coding sequence GTGACAGCTGAAATCAACAACATAGTATTGAAATCAACAGAATGGTTTCTCATGAACGCCAAAAAGACCTTTCACACCATTCCCGAGTCCGCGTGGATTCTGGGCGTCTCCCGCAACACCGTCAGCCGGGCGATCCGGACCGGCGCGCTCCGCGCCACGCTGTGCCGCTCCGGACTGCGCGTCTCGTCTGCCGAGCTGGCCAAAGCTCTTCAGGACGGAGGTGTGGCATGGACGACCTCTGGCTGA
- a CDS encoding WhiB family transcriptional regulator → MDDLWLIGVAWRLDRLRWVPTDVLTKIVTSDGACMIPAESGPPDANDDREFAKLLCGGCPVQDECLELELRTAGVDTVGVWGAMTDDDRRALYPHRLRRGERIERGAR, encoded by the coding sequence ATGGACGACCTCTGGCTGATCGGTGTCGCATGGCGGCTCGACCGTCTGCGGTGGGTACCGACCGATGTCCTGACCAAGATCGTGACCAGCGACGGAGCGTGCATGATCCCGGCGGAGAGTGGGCCGCCGGACGCGAACGACGATCGCGAGTTCGCAAAGCTGCTGTGCGGCGGCTGCCCGGTCCAGGACGAGTGTCTTGAGTTGGAGCTTCGGACGGCCGGCGTCGACACGGTCGGCGTCTGGGGCGCGATGACCGATGACGACCGTCGTGCGCTGTATCCGCACCGGCTGCGTCGCGGTGAGCGGATCGAGCGGGGTGCGCGATGA